One Equus caballus isolate H_3958 breed thoroughbred chromosome 14, TB-T2T, whole genome shotgun sequence DNA segment encodes these proteins:
- the ZNF608 gene encoding zinc finger protein 608 isoform X3 has translation MTLLYRRTRESKELLPEEEVDPLFTVPAPPPPIASSLTPQILPSYFSPSSSNIAAPVEQLLVRTRSVGVNTCEVGVVTEPECLGPCEPGTSVNLEGIVWHETEEGVLVVNVTWRNKTYVGTLLDCTKHDWAPPRFCESPTSDLEMRGGRGRGKRARSAAAAPGSEASFTESRGLQNKNRGGANGKGRRGSLNASGRRTPPNCAAEDIKASPSSTNKRKNKPPMELDLNSSSEDNKPGKRVRTNSRSTPTTPQGKPETTFLDQGCSSPVLIDCPHPNCNKKYKHINGLRYHQAHAHLDPENKLEFEPDSEDKISDCEEALSNVALECSEPSTSVSTYDQVKAPASPGSGNPPGTPKGKRELMSNGSVIGSKAGKNSGKKKGLNNELNNLPVISNMTATLDSCSAADGSLAAEMPKLEAEGLIDKKTLGDKEKGKKANNCKMDKNLSKLKTARPIAPAPAPTPPQLIAIPTAAFTSTTTGTIPGLPSLTTTVVQATPKSPPLKPIQPKPTIMGEPITVNPALVSLKDKKKKEKRKLKDKEGKETGSPKMDAKLGKLEDAKGAGKDLSGHFLKDHLNKNEGLANGLSESQESRMASIKAEADKVYTFTDNAPSPSIGSASRMECSTLVNGQAPVAPLHVLTQNGAESSAAKTSSPAYSDISDAADDGGSDSRSEGMRSKASSPSDIISSKDGVVKGHSSTTAQSSQMKESHSPYYHGYDPYYSPSYMHPGQVGASTAGNAGGTQGMKIKKESEEDAEKKDKTEQLDAKKVDHNSASLQPQHQSVITQRHPALAQSLYYGQYAYGLYMDQKSLMATSPAYRQQYEKYYEDQRLAEQKMAQTGRGDCERKNELPLKELGKEDSKQKNMPSATISKAPSTPEPNKNHSKLGPSVPNKTEETGKSQLLSNHQQQLQADSFKAKQMENHQLIKEAVEMKSVMDSMKQTGVDPTSRFKQDPDSRTWHHYIYQPKYLDQQKSEELDREKKLKEDSPRKTPNKESGVPNLPVSLTSIKEEPKEAKRPDSQSMEENKLKSDDRKTPVNWKDSRGTRVAVSSPMSQHQSYIQYLHAYPYPQMYDPSHPAYRAVSPVLMHSYPGAYLSPGFHYPVYGKMSGREEAEKVNTSPSINTKTTTESKALDLLQQHANQYRSKSPAPVEKAAAEREREAERERDRHSPFGQRHLHTHHHTHVGMGYPLIPGQYDPFQGLTSAALVASQQVAAQASASGMFPAQRRE, from the exons GTGTCCTAGTGGTCAATGTCACGTGGAGGAACAAAACTTACGTAGGGACCCTACTGGACTGCACCAAGCACGACTGGGCCCCTCCCAG GTTCTGTGAGTCACCCACGAGTGACCTGGAGATGAGAGGGGGCCGGGGCCGAGGGAAGAGAGCCAGGTCTGCTGCAGCTGCCCCGGGCTCGGAGGCCAGCTTCACAGAGTCCAGAGGGCTGCAGAACAAGAACAGAGGAGGGGCCAATGGGAAAGGGAGGCGGGGCAGCCTCAACGCCAGCGGCAGAAGGACACCCCCAAATTGTGCTGCTGAGGACATCAAAGCTAGCCCCTCCTccaccaacaaaaggaaaaacaagcctCCAATGGAGCTAGACCTCAACTCCAGCTCCGAGGATAATAAGCCCGGGAAGCGGGTCCGCACAAATTCTAGAAGCACTCCCACTACCCCTCAAGGGAAACCAGAGACTACTTTTTTGGACCAAGGCTGCTCTTCTCCAGTGTTAATCGATTGTCCCCATCCAAACTGCAACAAAAAGTACAAGCACATTAACGGCCTGAGGTACCACCAAGCTCATGCACACTTAGACCCAGAGAACAAGCTGGAGTTCGAACCTGACAGCGAGGACAAGATCTCTGACTGCGAGGAGGCATTGAGTAATGTGGCCCTCGAATGCAGTGAGCCAAGCACAAGTGTATCAACTTATGACCAGGTGAAGGCGCCCGCATCCCCTGGCTCGGGGAACCCCCCTGGGACCcccaagggaaagagagagctgaTGAGCAATGGTTCTGTCATCGGATCTAAAGCTGGGAAGAATTCTGGCAAAAAGAAGGGCCTTAACAATGAACTGAATAACCTTCCGGTGATCTCCAACATGACGGCCACATTAGACAGTTGCTCAGCAGCAGATGGCAGTTTGGCTGCAGAAATGCCCAAACTGGAAGCAGAAGGACTAATTGACAAGAAAACTTTGGGAGATaaagaaaagggcaaaaaagCCAACAATTGCAAAATGGACAAAAACCTCTCTAAACTTAAAACTGCCCGGCCCATTgctcctgcccccgcccccactcccCCGCAACTAATTGCTATACCCACTGCAGCCTTTACCAGCACCACCACAGGGACAATACCCGGACTGCCCTCCCTCACGACGACTGTTGTTCAGGCCACACCAAAGAGTCCTCCATTAAAACCCATTCAACCAAAGCCCACAATTATGGGGGAGCCCATCACCGTGAACCCAGCTCTTGTGTCactcaaagacaaaaagaaaaaggagaagcgAAAGCTAAAGgacaaagaagggaaggagacagGAAGCCCGAAAATGGATGCTAAGCTGGGCAAACTAGAGGACGCCAAGGGGGCCGGCAAAGATTTATCTGGGCATTTTTTGAAGGACCATCTCAACAAGAATGAAGGGCTGGCTAATGGACTGTCAGAGTCTCAAGAGAGTCGAATGGCCAGTATCAAAGCGGAGGCTGATAAGGTTTACACTTTCACAGACAACGCTCCCAGCCCTTCCATCGGGAGCGCCTCCAGGATGGAATGTAGCACTTTGGTGAACGGGCAGGCGCCGGTGGCCCCTCTGCATGTGTTGACACAAAATGGGGCAGAGAGTTCTGCAGCCAAGACGAGCAGCCCCGCCTATTCAGACATATCTGATGCTGCCGATGATGGTGGTTCAGATAGCAGGTCGGAGGGCATGAGGTCAAAGGCCAGTTCCCCATCAGATATCATTTCTAGTAAGGATGGTGTTGTAAAAGGGCATTCTTCCACTACAGCACAATCATCTCAGATGAAAGAGTCCCATTCTCCCTATTACCATGGCTACGATCCTTATTATTCTCCAAGTTACATGCACCCTGGGCAGGTCGGCGCCTCTACAGCTGGGAACGCTGGGGGCACGCAGGGAATGAAGATCAAGAAGGAGTCTGAGGAagatgcagaaaagaaagacaagacaGAGCAGCTAGATGCCAAGAAAGTGGACCACAATTCCGCGTCCTTGCAGCCTCAGCACCAGTCGGTGATCACACAGAGACACCCTGCCCTGGCTCAGTCACTTTATTATGGCCAGTATGCCTATGGGCTCTATATGGACCAGAAGTCTCTGATGGCCACCAGCCCTGCCTATAGACAGCAGTACGAGAAGTACTATGAGGACCAGAGGCTGGCAGAGCAGAAAATGGCCCAAACTGGGAGAGGAGACTGTGAAAGGAAAAATGAGCTCCCCTTGAAAGAGCTGGGCAAGGAGGACAGTAAACAGAAAAACATGCCGTCAGCCACAATCTCAAAAGCTCCTTCTACTCCGGAGCCTAACAAAAACCATTCTAAACTAGGGCCATCAGTGCCTAATAAAACTGAGGAGACAGGTAAATCGCAGCTTCTCTCCAATCACCAGCAGCAGCTTCAGGCCGACAGCTTCAAAGCTAAGCAGATGGAAAACCACCAGCTTATTAAGGAGGCTGTAGAAATGAAATCTGTCATGGACTCTATGAAGCAGACAGGTGTAGACCCAACCTCGAGATTTAAACAA gATCCGGATTCGAGGACATGGCATCATTACATATACCAGCCCAAATACCTGGATCAGCAAAAGTCAGAAGAACTTgatagagaaaagaaattaaaagaggatAGTCCCAGGAAAACTCCCAATAAAGAGAGCGGGGTGCCCAATCTTCCTGTCTCGTTAACGAGCATTAAAGAGGAGCCCAAAGAGGCCAAGCGTCCTGATTCTCAATCCATGGAGGAGAACAAGCTGAAAAGTGATGATCGAAAGACTCCTGTGAACTGGAAGGACTCTCGGGGAACAAGAGTGGCTGTCTCCTCGCCCATGAGTCAGCATCAGTCCTACATCCAGTACTTGCATGCGTATCCTTACCCACAGATGTATGACCCAAGCCACCCTGCATACCGGGCTGTTTCTCCCGTCCTAATGCACAGCTATCCTG GAGCCTATCTCTCTCCAGGATTTCATTATCCTGTTTATGGGAAGATGTcagggagagaagaggcagagaaagtcAATACCAGCCCTAGCATCAACACGAAAACAACCACTGAATCTAAAGCACTGGATTTGCTCCAGCAGCATGCCAACCAATACCGCAGCAAGTCTCCTGCT CCCGTGGAGAAGGCCGCAGCTGAGCGGGAACGGGAAGCCGAAAGGGAACGAGATCGCCACTCCCCCTTCGGCCAGCGGCACCTGCATACACATCACCACACCCACGTTGGCATGGGGTACCCACTAATCCCTGGTCAATATGACCCTTTTCAAG gCTTGACCTCTGCTGCCCTCGTTGCCTCTCAGCAGGTGGCTGCCCAGGCATCTGCATCAGGAATGTTTCCTGCACAAAGAAG agAATAA